The sequence CCTGACCATCGACGTCAACGACCAGCTCTCCGCCCGCCTCATCGACTACCTCCCCAATGTCCCCGTGATTGCCCAGAACGTCGGCATGGGGGAGGGCGAGGTGATGGAGGTGCTGGTCCCCTTCGGCAGCGCCTACGTCTACCGCCATGTCGGGGCGATCGAGCAGTCGCAGTGGCGCATCGCCGGCATCTACCGTGACCAGCGTCTCATCCTGCCCACGGAGCGCACACTGATCCACCCCAACGACCTGCTGCTGCTCGTCGGCGAACCGGACGTCCTTATCTCCATCTACCGTTCGTTCAAACGGGAGCTCGGACACTTCCCTGCACCCTACGGCAGCACCATCTACCTCTTCTTTGACATGGATGTCGACCGGGCCGAGGAGATCGTCCCGATGCTGCGCAAAACCATCTTTGTCCAGAAACGCCTCCGCCGCAAACTCTATATCCGCGTCACCAATCCGGGCGATCTGGATGCTCTGCGCGAGATCAAGCAGCTGCGCTCACCCGAGGTAGAGGTGATGATCGATTATGACCGCAAAGGCGAGGCCTACCTTCTCAGCAACGACAAACGCCATTTCCATGCAGGGTTTATCGTCGTTTCACGCAAGCTCTTCGGCACCGACGCCGTCCGCAAAGTGCTCTATGATCTCAAGGTCCCGGTGCTGAAAATGGCGTCGGGACAGATGCACAACGTCAAGCGCGCGGTCATGCTGCTCTCCGAATCCGAGGATGTCGAGAAGATTACCACCACAATGTTCGACATGGCGTCGCAGATGGAGTGGATGATCGAGCTGTTGGAGTATCAGCAGGACGAGAATGACTTCAAGGAGCAGGTGGAGCAGTACTATCAGAACCTCTCGGCGATCTTCTCGCAGTCCGTCTCCATCCGCAAAAGCACGGACAACCCCCTGCGCATCCTGAAAAAAGAGGACCGCTTCGTGCAGTGCATCCCCTTTTCAGAGACCGTCATGCAGCGGCCGATCCTCTCCCTTTTCTCCACGGATCTGCAGGGACTCTCATTCCACCTGGACCATTTCCACCAGCTTTTCATCCCGGTCCTCTAGGAAGCATGCCGCTTCAAGATGGGTGTAAGCCTCATTTAAGTATTATAAGTCACTAATTTTTTTTCGGATAGAGAATGACCGTAGACATCGATCTCAAAAA is a genomic window of Sulfurimonas sp. HSL1-2 containing:
- a CDS encoding TrkA C-terminal domain-containing protein; its protein translation is MKKILIITDCTIGEHLVERAIEAYSKDNLYYVIQMKDRQYEKAGPDRFKFFTFDPTSRYKLSNVLKMDFVQIMLVMSSRLDAVNTLENIRAEKPSVRVIMLDQWDLKIDDPNTLTIDVNDQLSARLIDYLPNVPVIAQNVGMGEGEVMEVLVPFGSAYVYRHVGAIEQSQWRIAGIYRDQRLILPTERTLIHPNDLLLLVGEPDVLISIYRSFKRELGHFPAPYGSTIYLFFDMDVDRAEEIVPMLRKTIFVQKRLRRKLYIRVTNPGDLDALREIKQLRSPEVEVMIDYDRKGEAYLLSNDKRHFHAGFIVVSRKLFGTDAVRKVLYDLKVPVLKMASGQMHNVKRAVMLLSESEDVEKITTTMFDMASQMEWMIELLEYQQDENDFKEQVEQYYQNLSAIFSQSVSIRKSTDNPLRILKKEDRFVQCIPFSETVMQRPILSLFSTDLQGLSFHLDHFHQLFIPVL